The Syntrophomonadaceae bacterium genome contains a region encoding:
- a CDS encoding HAMP domain-containing histidine kinase, translated as MKSIFGRLMLTYVLIIAAAILLFSFFLSVLLKEHLFRAKEEEMLKTGYYLNTLLASSRRGLLTENELALAADVAGQTANARVVLFNMQNGGLPEQAAWRELLADEGLAGIMEGIWRGETVIRRRQFAPELGAYVVAVGVPSLAGERVTGAVILFSPLNELEGVLDQGRKVVWLSGAVLLCLALLIVYIVSRRLARPIVRVSIAAEAMASGIATADLEESGNDEIGRLVRSFNDLKNKLLTMEKMRRELIAGVSHELRSPLTAIRGFVQGMLDDVIPPRERPRCLALVLQETNRLTAMTNDLLEMAQLEAGGIVLQKKEFDLCRLVREMAELFAVQAKSKDIELVVCGCDREAPIFADSDRIKQVAGNLLSNAVKFTPAGGRVGLGVIKGEHGTTLKVWDTGPGIPAGDLPLVFEKFYRVEKSRDAATGGTGLGLSIARTIIELHGGHITLESDEKGTMAKVVFPEK; from the coding sequence GTGAAAAGCATTTTTGGCCGCCTGATGCTGACCTATGTGCTGATAATTGCTGCTGCCATTCTGTTATTCTCCTTTTTTCTGTCCGTGCTTTTAAAAGAGCACCTGTTCCGGGCCAAGGAAGAGGAGATGCTGAAGACGGGCTATTACCTGAACACACTGTTGGCAAGCTCCAGGCGGGGCCTATTGACGGAAAACGAATTGGCTCTGGCCGCCGATGTGGCTGGTCAGACGGCAAATGCCAGAGTGGTGCTCTTTAACATGCAAAACGGCGGCTTACCAGAGCAGGCAGCCTGGCGGGAGCTTTTGGCAGACGAGGGGCTGGCCGGAATTATGGAAGGAATCTGGCGGGGGGAGACGGTGATCAGAAGACGCCAGTTTGCACCGGAACTTGGCGCCTATGTGGTAGCGGTTGGCGTGCCTTCGCTGGCCGGCGAACGGGTAACGGGAGCGGTGATTTTATTTTCACCCCTGAACGAGCTGGAAGGAGTTTTGGACCAGGGCCGGAAAGTTGTCTGGCTTAGCGGAGCTGTTTTGCTATGCCTGGCCTTGCTGATTGTTTACATTGTTTCCCGCCGCCTGGCCCGGCCGATTGTCCGCGTAAGCATTGCCGCAGAGGCTATGGCCAGCGGCATAGCTACCGCAGACCTGGAGGAAAGCGGAAACGACGAAATAGGCCGGCTGGTCCGCTCCTTTAACGACTTGAAAAACAAACTGCTAACAATGGAAAAGATGCGCAGGGAACTGATTGCCGGAGTCTCCCACGAGTTGCGCTCGCCTTTGACGGCGATCAGAGGTTTTGTGCAGGGGATGCTAGACGATGTGATCCCTCCCCGGGAGCGGCCCAGGTGCCTGGCGCTGGTTTTACAGGAGACCAACCGCCTTACCGCCATGACCAACGACTTGCTGGAAATGGCGCAGCTGGAGGCTGGCGGTATTGTTTTGCAAAAGAAGGAGTTCGATTTATGCCGCCTGGTCAGAGAGATGGCAGAGCTGTTTGCGGTTCAGGCCAAGTCTAAAGACATAGAGTTGGTAGTGTGCGGTTGTGACAGGGAGGCGCCAATTTTTGCAGACAGCGACAGAATAAAGCAAGTTGCCGGCAATTTGCTTTCTAACGCGGTTAAATTTACTCCTGCCGGCGGCAGGGTGGGCCTGGGCGTAATAAAAGGAGAACACGGGACAACCCTGAAGGTTTGGGATACTGGCCCCGGCATCCCTGCTGGAGACTTACCCCTGGTATTCGAGAAGTTCTACCGGGTGGAGAAGTCCAGGGATGCGGCGACAGGCGGTACGGGGCTTGGTCTGTCCATCGCCAGAACCATTATTGAGCTGCACGGCGGGCATATTACCCTGGAAAGCGATGAGAAAGGCACCATGGCAAAAGTGGTATTCCCTGAAAAATAA
- a CDS encoding response regulator transcription factor: MGKKILVVDDDANIREVLKLYLEFEGFTVFLAEDGVRVLDIFRQSKPDVVILDLMLPGKSGFDVCQVLRQESNVPVLMLTAKDGTEDKLASFRLGADDYVVKPFDPLEVVARVRVMLRRTAESNPSVSAVDKIGLLEINMETYEVRLDGKTVQLKPRELQLLFFLRQHQNKVFDREQLLAKVWGYDYAGETRTVDVHIQRLREKLENEGCGYRFKTVRGVGYKFEVDR, from the coding sequence ATGGGAAAAAAGATTCTGGTTGTTGATGACGACGCCAATATCCGGGAGGTCCTCAAGCTTTACCTGGAGTTTGAGGGTTTTACTGTTTTTCTGGCTGAGGACGGTGTCCGGGTCCTGGATATTTTTCGCCAGTCCAAACCGGATGTTGTCATTCTTGACCTGATGTTGCCGGGAAAGAGCGGATTCGATGTTTGCCAGGTATTGCGGCAGGAGAGCAATGTGCCGGTGCTGATGCTGACAGCCAAAGACGGCACGGAGGACAAGCTGGCAAGCTTCAGGCTTGGCGCCGATGACTATGTGGTGAAACCTTTCGACCCGCTGGAAGTGGTAGCCAGGGTGAGGGTAATGCTAAGGAGGACGGCCGAAAGCAACCCTTCGGTGTCTGCGGTCGACAAAATAGGACTGCTGGAGATTAACATGGAAACTTATGAGGTGCGTTTGGACGGAAAAACGGTCCAGCTAAAGCCGAGAGAGCTCCAGTTATTATTTTTTCTCCGGCAGCACCAGAATAAGGTTTTTGACCGGGAACAGCTTTTGGCAAAAGTCTGGGGCTATGATTACGCCGGAGAGACCAGGACGGTTGATGTACATATCCAGCGATTGCGTGAAAAACTGGAGAACGAGGGTTGCGGCTACAGGTTTAAAACGGTCCGTGGCGTGGGCTATAAATTTGAGGTGGACCGGTGA